The genomic interval GCTTACCAAACCTATGAAGCAGCAAGAGTATTATCTGATAATAGCTTTTGGAATTCCGCTGTAAATAGACTTTATTATTCAATATTTTTTGCTGCCAATGCTTTACTTGTATTGAATGGAATAGAATTGTTTATTTCACTTGAAA from Bacteroidales bacterium carries:
- a CDS encoding HEPN domain-containing protein, yielding AYQTYEAARVLSDNSFWNSAVNRLYYSIFFAANALLVLNGIELFISLEKYTSISVQKYTIFRYHVNNLFWF